One window of Thermocoleostomius sinensis A174 genomic DNA carries:
- the rnc gene encoding ribonuclease III: protein MDYRFDLPLFRDRTLLQQALTHRSYVNEHPNTGEHNERLEFLGDAVLNFLSGEILYKRYPHQPEGALTPLRSALVDEKQLANFALLLELGNQLRLGRGAERDGGRHNQNLLSSTFEAVIGAYFLDTGPEIAAVRAYVEPLFTSVLDKWDLLPPTVNAKSCFQEWALATYGENPQYVITDQTGPDHAKEFTAEVRLGGSSYGKGKGRRKQDAEKQAAEDALRNLGLL, encoded by the coding sequence ATGGATTATAGGTTCGATTTACCACTGTTTCGCGATCGCACTCTTTTACAACAAGCCCTGACCCACCGCTCCTATGTCAATGAACATCCCAATACAGGAGAGCACAACGAGCGGTTAGAATTCTTAGGCGATGCCGTTCTAAATTTTCTCAGTGGTGAAATTCTTTATAAACGATATCCCCATCAGCCAGAAGGTGCTTTAACGCCTTTACGATCGGCGTTGGTTGACGAAAAGCAACTAGCCAACTTTGCGCTGCTTCTCGAATTGGGCAATCAGTTACGATTGGGACGAGGTGCTGAACGCGACGGTGGTCGCCACAATCAAAATTTGCTCAGTAGTACCTTTGAAGCGGTGATCGGAGCCTATTTTTTAGATACAGGGCCAGAAATTGCCGCCGTCAGAGCCTACGTAGAGCCACTGTTTACAAGTGTTTTAGATAAATGGGATTTGCTCCCCCCCACAGTGAATGCCAAAAGCTGCTTTCAAGAGTGGGCGTTAGCAACCTATGGAGAAAATCCACAGTACGTCATCACTGATCAAACTGGGCCCGATCATGCCAAAGAATTTACAGCGGAAGTGAGACTTGGCGGTTCTAGTTACGGCAAAGGGAAGGGCCGTAGAAAGCAGGATGCTGAAAAACAGGCGGCCGAAGATGCCTTGAGAAACTTAGGATTGTTATAG
- the petB gene encoding cytochrome b6, which translates to MFTKQVTDSKAYQWFEERLEIQALADDISSKYVPPHVNIFYCLGGITLTCFLIQFATGFAMTFYYKPTVTDAFASVQYLMNEVNFGWLIRSVHRWSASMMVLMMILHVFRVYLTGGFKKPRELTWVTGVILAVITVSFGVTGYSLPWDQVGYWAVKIVSGVPSAIPVVGDQIVELMRGGESVGQATLTRFYSLHTFVLPWSIAVFMLLHFLMIRKQGISGPL; encoded by the coding sequence ATGTTTACTAAACAGGTAACCGACTCAAAAGCATACCAGTGGTTTGAGGAACGCCTAGAGATTCAGGCGCTTGCCGACGACATCAGCAGCAAGTATGTGCCCCCTCACGTCAATATCTTCTATTGCTTGGGTGGAATTACCCTAACTTGCTTCTTGATCCAGTTTGCCACTGGTTTTGCCATGACCTTTTACTATAAGCCGACAGTAACGGACGCCTTTGCATCGGTGCAATATCTGATGAATGAGGTGAACTTTGGCTGGCTAATTCGCTCTGTGCACCGCTGGTCTGCCAGCATGATGGTGTTGATGATGATTCTGCACGTGTTCCGGGTGTATCTGACGGGTGGGTTCAAGAAGCCCCGTGAGTTAACCTGGGTGACGGGCGTGATTCTCGCTGTGATTACCGTTTCGTTCGGCGTTACCGGCTACTCGCTTCCTTGGGATCAAGTTGGTTACTGGGCGGTCAAGATTGTATCGGGCGTCCCCAGTGCCATTCCGGTGGTAGGTGATCAAATTGTGGAACTGATGCGCGGTGGTGAAAGCGTGGGTCAAGCCACACTGACCCGCTTCTACAGCTTGCATACCTTTGTTCTGCCTTGGTCGATCGCGGTCTTCATGTTGCTGCACTTTTTGATGATCCGCAAGCAGGGAATTTCTGGCCCGTTGTAG
- a CDS encoding methyl-accepting chemotaxis protein, with product MTTTPSSPKSNPVESSRSLNQLPLSDTQELSEISYSNSQWQPLRWPQRLGVRAKATALAVILSVVPVVIIGGAATYFANRIITERTLEEKEKVANAVGLRLNEFVRARLADSEKIAKAPFMTNADVLEETPPESIVEYFDNFIEQDPTYDQIAVIQPDGGYAFLKNGAGLRSSKGTWPAEDDKIKLFVERNVPYFLEARDTLRPAVSPLRMSNTTKKSAFFIALPVLNPETNRLNSVIYSRTSADNISALINQYVGLLVGGDDLENDQLRFHVIDHDTAYFERTEDGQEMEVSSSRIERNGDSVLIDGQPFQPGGAIYTKTNRIFVSEDNEGINSEMQAVFPKYVELQQANTPTTVTDISQQDGQEYLLTYVPIPTVENLSFDWGVLVAQPTAVAFGPQRALTLSLLLGTGIAAITVGAIAAILANRAARPIVTATDAVEKIGRGDLSTRLEFQGNDEIAKLGENIDNMAAQLQEFLEAKALEADQERLLIAARGTGAIRTADLQGIFDQTVAGVRQVLKLDRVVVYRLNEQEPQGVVSESVGPDLPSALQEAIVDDCIPSELYEAYRNGRIVVANDVAQAELNRKHLDLLRRLDVRSLLIVPIVGADRLFGLLIAHSCFAPRQWREAEINFLQRLGNELGLSTFWATLLEDTEQLAEEQRRLKDNLQISALRLLQEVDPISRGNLTVRAKVTEDEIGTIADSYNATVESLCKIVRQVQEAAAQVVSTTGSSESSVKLLSTEAARQAGEIFAALEQIQQMANAAQAVAANAAQAEIAVQEAAQTVEEGDAAMNRTVDGMQSIRATVAETAKKVKHLGESSQKISTVIDLINAFAAQTNMLALNASIEASRAGEYGKGFAVVAEEVRTLARQSAEATEEIRKLVVSIQAETNEVVRAMEVGTEQVVMGTKLVDETRQSLNRITRTSTQIGQLVEAIAQATITQSETSETVTRSMEDIAAIATKTSTEVQSVSESFTELRQVAQTLQEEVSRFKV from the coding sequence ATGACAACTACTCCCTCCTCTCCTAAGTCCAATCCAGTAGAATCCTCGCGATCTCTCAATCAACTTCCTCTTTCAGACACGCAAGAACTGTCCGAGATTTCATACTCTAATTCTCAGTGGCAGCCTCTTCGTTGGCCACAGAGATTGGGGGTGAGAGCCAAAGCAACGGCCCTAGCTGTAATTCTAAGCGTAGTGCCTGTGGTGATTATTGGTGGAGCCGCAACCTACTTCGCTAATCGGATCATCACAGAGCGGACGTTGGAAGAAAAGGAAAAAGTTGCAAATGCAGTTGGTTTGCGACTGAATGAGTTTGTCCGGGCACGACTAGCTGATAGTGAGAAAATTGCCAAAGCCCCGTTTATGACCAATGCGGATGTATTGGAAGAAACTCCGCCCGAGTCGATCGTTGAATATTTTGACAACTTCATTGAGCAAGATCCAACTTATGATCAAATTGCCGTTATTCAACCCGATGGCGGCTATGCTTTCTTGAAAAACGGAGCCGGATTGCGCAGCAGCAAAGGAACCTGGCCCGCCGAAGATGACAAAATCAAACTCTTCGTTGAGCGCAATGTTCCCTATTTTTTGGAAGCGCGTGATACTCTGCGTCCTGCGGTTTCTCCGTTGCGGATGTCTAACACCACGAAAAAATCTGCCTTCTTTATTGCACTACCTGTTCTGAATCCTGAAACCAATCGCTTAAACTCGGTGATCTACAGCCGTACCAGCGCTGATAACATCTCCGCATTGATTAATCAGTATGTAGGCCTCCTCGTTGGCGGAGATGACCTTGAGAATGATCAGCTACGGTTTCACGTCATCGATCACGATACGGCTTATTTTGAAAGAACCGAAGACGGGCAGGAGATGGAAGTTTCCTCCAGCCGCATTGAACGAAATGGCGATTCGGTGCTGATTGATGGCCAGCCGTTTCAACCGGGTGGTGCAATTTATACCAAGACGAATCGGATCTTTGTGTCGGAAGACAATGAGGGAATCAACAGCGAAATGCAGGCTGTCTTTCCCAAATACGTAGAGTTACAGCAAGCGAATACGCCTACCACTGTCACGGATATCTCGCAGCAAGATGGCCAAGAATATTTGCTCACCTATGTGCCCATTCCCACTGTCGAAAATCTTTCGTTCGACTGGGGAGTACTTGTTGCCCAACCGACGGCTGTTGCCTTTGGACCTCAGCGAGCATTGACGCTATCACTACTGCTTGGTACAGGCATTGCCGCAATCACCGTAGGGGCGATCGCCGCGATTCTTGCCAACCGTGCTGCTCGTCCAATTGTGACTGCTACCGACGCGGTCGAGAAGATTGGGCGTGGTGATCTCAGCACCCGGTTAGAATTCCAAGGCAATGATGAAATTGCTAAGTTGGGCGAAAACATTGACAACATGGCGGCACAACTTCAGGAATTCCTAGAGGCAAAAGCTCTAGAAGCGGATCAGGAACGACTGTTGATTGCCGCACGGGGAACAGGAGCCATTCGTACCGCAGACTTGCAGGGAATTTTTGATCAAACGGTTGCAGGCGTGCGGCAGGTGTTGAAGCTCGATCGGGTAGTGGTGTATCGCCTCAATGAGCAGGAACCGCAGGGCGTGGTTTCTGAATCAGTCGGGCCCGATCTACCCAGTGCGCTACAGGAAGCCATCGTGGATGACTGTATTCCCTCAGAGCTATATGAGGCTTATCGCAATGGCCGCATTGTGGTAGCGAATGATGTGGCCCAGGCCGAGCTTAACCGTAAACATCTTGACCTGCTGCGACGCTTGGATGTGCGATCGCTGCTGATTGTCCCTATTGTGGGAGCCGATCGATTGTTTGGCTTACTGATTGCCCATTCGTGTTTTGCCCCGCGTCAGTGGCGAGAGGCAGAAATTAACTTCTTACAGCGATTAGGCAATGAGCTTGGCTTGTCTACTTTCTGGGCAACACTGCTAGAGGACACTGAGCAACTGGCGGAAGAACAGCGGCGACTGAAAGACAATCTACAAATTAGTGCGCTGCGCTTGCTGCAAGAAGTAGACCCAATCAGCCGAGGCAATTTGACAGTGCGGGCAAAAGTGACCGAAGACGAAATTGGTACGATCGCCGACTCCTACAACGCCACGGTAGAAAGCTTGTGTAAGATTGTGCGTCAGGTACAAGAAGCGGCCGCTCAGGTGGTGTCCACCACAGGCAGTAGTGAAAGCTCTGTGAAACTTCTATCGACAGAAGCGGCTCGACAAGCGGGAGAAATTTTTGCCGCCCTGGAACAAATTCAGCAGATGGCTAATGCGGCCCAAGCGGTAGCTGCTAATGCGGCCCAAGCAGAGATAGCCGTACAAGAAGCTGCCCAAACGGTTGAAGAAGGAGACGCAGCCATGAACCGCACCGTAGACGGGATGCAATCGATTCGGGCGACGGTTGCAGAAACCGCCAAAAAAGTCAAACACTTGGGCGAATCTTCGCAAAAAATTTCGACGGTGATTGATCTGATCAATGCCTTTGCGGCCCAAACCAATATGCTGGCGCTGAATGCCTCGATCGAAGCATCACGGGCAGGCGAATATGGTAAAGGCTTTGCAGTGGTTGCGGAAGAGGTCCGAACCTTAGCGCGGCAATCGGCAGAAGCGACCGAAGAAATTCGCAAACTTGTTGTCAGCATTCAGGCAGAAACCAATGAGGTGGTGCGAGCCATGGAAGTGGGAACCGAGCAAGTGGTGATGGGAACCAAGCTGGTGGATGAAACCCGACAAAGCCTCAACCGCATCACCAGGACCAGTACACAAATTGGTCAATTAGTCGAAGCGATCGCCCAAGCCACTATCACCCAATCGGAAACCTCCGAAACCGTAACCCGCAGCATGGAAGACATCGCCGCAATTGCCACGAAAACCTCCACTGAGGTGCAATCCGTTTCTGAATCTTTCACGGAACTGCGGCAAGTGGCGCAAACGTTGCAAGAGGAGGTTAGTCGCTTCAAAGTATAG
- the nadA gene encoding quinolinate synthase NadA, with the protein MFSTTLSYQNPTNAATLPRDIVSAIQTLKREMNAVILAHYYQDPDIQDIADYIGDSLGLSRQAADTNAEVIVFAGVHFMAETAKILNPNKLVLLPDLAAGCSLADSCPPAAFAQFKAEHPDHWVVSYINCSAEIKAMSDIICTSSNAVKIVNQIPIDQPIIFAPDRNLGRYVMEQTGREMRLWQGSCIVHETFSEKQIVRLQMEHPDAEVIAHPECEPSVLRHANYIGSTTALLKYALQSQSSTFIVVTEPGIIHQMQKDAPHKRFIPAPAMNQCACNECPHMRLNTLEKLYWAMKTRSPEITLPVAIQTAALRPIQRMLAMS; encoded by the coding sequence GTGTTTTCAACTACACTTTCTTACCAAAACCCGACCAATGCCGCTACTCTGCCGCGTGATATAGTTTCAGCTATTCAAACGCTGAAGCGCGAGATGAACGCTGTGATTTTAGCGCACTATTATCAAGATCCGGACATTCAAGACATTGCCGACTACATTGGAGACTCGCTGGGTTTGTCTCGGCAGGCGGCGGACACTAACGCAGAGGTGATTGTGTTTGCCGGGGTACATTTCATGGCGGAGACGGCCAAGATTCTCAATCCTAATAAGCTGGTCCTGTTGCCCGATCTGGCGGCGGGCTGTTCGTTGGCAGATAGCTGTCCTCCGGCAGCGTTTGCCCAGTTCAAAGCAGAACACCCCGATCACTGGGTGGTCTCTTATATCAATTGCTCGGCTGAAATCAAGGCTATGAGCGATATTATCTGCACCAGTTCCAATGCGGTGAAGATTGTCAATCAAATTCCGATCGATCAACCGATCATTTTTGCGCCCGATCGTAACCTGGGACGGTATGTGATGGAACAAACCGGACGAGAGATGCGGCTGTGGCAAGGAAGCTGCATTGTTCACGAAACGTTTTCGGAAAAGCAAATTGTTCGGTTACAAATGGAACATCCCGATGCAGAAGTGATCGCCCATCCAGAGTGTGAACCTTCGGTTTTGCGCCACGCTAACTACATCGGCTCAACAACGGCCTTGTTGAAGTATGCTCTACAGAGTCAGAGTTCAACCTTTATTGTGGTGACGGAACCGGGAATTATTCATCAAATGCAAAAAGATGCACCCCACAAACGCTTCATTCCGGCCCCTGCTATGAATCAGTGCGCCTGTAATGAGTGTCCTCACATGCGGCTTAACACGTTAGAAAAACTGTATTGGGCCATGAAAACCCGATCGCCAGAAATTACCTTACCTGTTGCCATCCAAACAGCGGCGCTGCGCCCCATTCAGCGGATGTTAGCAATGAGCTAA
- the ctpA gene encoding carboxyl-terminal processing protease CtpA encodes MRKRIVQIGLVLLPIALALLCLVPTATAFSEEQRLVNEVWRIVDRAYLDDTFNHQNWWQVRQQILRQPLDTREKAYTEIQKMLSSLGDPFTRLLKPEQYRSLQTNTSGELTGVGLQITQDVESGSLRVIAPIEGSPAELAGIKSRDRIVKINGISTVDLTLDEAAERMRGPIGSQVTLSILHEDSETIEDINVVRDRISLNPVYADLRSLSNDLNVGYIRLMQFNANATLELSNAIKRLEDQGANAYILDLRSNPGGLLQAGIEIARLWLNEGTVVYTVNRNGIQDSFTANGQALTDDPLIVLVNQGTASASEILAGALQDNHRAQLVGERTFGKGLIQSLFSLSDGSGLAVTIAKYETPAHHDINRQGIVPDVEVPLEPITRDQIGTDADRQYQTAIEVLSRPSVVADAG; translated from the coding sequence ATGAGAAAACGGATTGTTCAGATTGGATTAGTACTGCTGCCGATCGCACTTGCCTTGTTATGTCTGGTTCCTACCGCAACGGCTTTTAGCGAAGAGCAGCGTTTGGTGAATGAAGTTTGGCGTATTGTCGATCGCGCCTACCTTGATGACACCTTCAATCATCAAAATTGGTGGCAGGTGCGGCAACAGATTTTGCGACAACCCCTAGATACTCGCGAGAAAGCCTACACCGAGATTCAGAAGATGCTGTCAAGTTTGGGAGACCCGTTTACACGGCTGCTGAAACCCGAACAGTATCGTAGTTTGCAAACCAATACGTCGGGTGAACTGACGGGCGTGGGCTTGCAAATTACTCAGGATGTAGAGTCAGGGAGTTTGCGCGTAATTGCTCCGATCGAGGGGTCGCCTGCTGAACTGGCCGGAATCAAATCTCGCGATCGTATTGTCAAAATCAATGGTATTTCTACGGTCGATTTGACGTTAGATGAAGCAGCAGAGCGAATGCGTGGCCCGATTGGCAGCCAAGTCACATTATCGATTCTCCATGAAGATTCAGAGACGATAGAAGACATCAATGTGGTGCGCGATCGAATTAGTCTCAATCCGGTCTATGCCGATTTGCGATCGTTATCCAATGATCTCAATGTAGGCTATATTCGCTTGATGCAGTTTAATGCCAACGCCACGCTAGAACTCTCCAACGCCATCAAGCGCCTAGAGGATCAAGGAGCCAACGCCTACATTCTGGATTTGCGCAGTAATCCGGGGGGGCTGTTGCAGGCAGGGATTGAAATTGCCCGTCTGTGGCTGAATGAAGGAACGGTAGTGTACACCGTCAATCGCAATGGCATTCAAGATAGTTTTACAGCCAATGGGCAAGCCCTCACCGATGATCCGCTGATTGTGCTGGTTAACCAGGGGACAGCGAGCGCCAGCGAAATCTTGGCCGGAGCGCTGCAAGACAACCATCGGGCCCAACTAGTGGGTGAACGTACCTTTGGCAAAGGCTTGATTCAGTCGTTGTTTAGCCTCTCAGACGGATCTGGACTCGCCGTGACGATCGCCAAGTATGAAACGCCTGCCCATCACGACATCAACCGTCAGGGGATCGTTCCTGATGTGGAAGTGCCGCTGGAACCCATTACCCGCGATCAAATTGGTACCGATGCCGATCGTCAATATCAGACCGCGATCGAAGTGTTGTCTCGCCCGTCGGTGGTGGCGGATGCTGGCTAG
- a CDS encoding HD domain-containing protein, with product MLASLGRTYHDPLHGAIVLSWSDATEALLIRLIDTPAFQRLRRIRQLGPASLTFHGAESSRFTHSLGVMAIARRAFDRLTPTYPQLLPYRPVVLCAALLHDMGHGPFSHTCEEIFGSDHEHWTERILREFEPIRTLLDSFDRTLLPQLEQVYHHCHPTAFVWQLVSSQLDCDRLDYLMRDSYFTGASYGKLDLDRILLAMGYDPVTQQLVVAEKGMAAIEHYLSVRYFMYAQVYNHPKNLAATWILSQAFRRARDLLALDQLPADETVTAWLQQDCDRLSLQHYLAADDGVLFYHLQRWQQHEDRLLSDLCRRFVDRDLLKAFDVSYLDPDQQTDLVQALQPSLKEYGLSPAHYLGLRTTVSRGYTLYQKGINLQTPWGLKEISDRSPLIKTLTQPWQRHWLLYPREIEGALNQELAHC from the coding sequence ATGCTGGCTAGCCTAGGTCGCACCTATCATGATCCGCTGCATGGAGCCATTGTCCTCAGTTGGAGTGATGCCACTGAAGCTCTATTAATCCGGCTGATTGATACGCCTGCATTTCAACGCCTACGTCGGATCCGCCAGCTTGGACCTGCCAGTCTCACCTTTCACGGAGCCGAGTCGTCGCGTTTCACCCACTCTTTGGGAGTCATGGCCATTGCCCGACGCGCCTTCGATCGGCTCACACCAACCTATCCGCAGCTATTGCCCTATCGCCCAGTAGTATTGTGCGCAGCCTTGTTACACGATATGGGACATGGCCCGTTCAGCCACACCTGCGAAGAGATTTTTGGTAGTGATCATGAGCACTGGACAGAGCGAATTTTGCGAGAGTTTGAGCCGATTCGCACGCTGTTGGATAGCTTCGATCGCACCCTGTTGCCTCAACTAGAGCAGGTCTATCATCATTGCCATCCCACTGCGTTTGTTTGGCAACTGGTTTCCAGCCAACTGGATTGCGATCGGCTTGATTATCTCATGCGCGACAGCTATTTTACCGGCGCGTCCTATGGCAAGCTAGACCTCGATCGGATTCTGTTAGCGATGGGCTATGACCCGGTGACACAGCAATTGGTGGTGGCAGAAAAGGGCATGGCGGCGATCGAGCATTACCTCAGCGTGCGCTACTTCATGTATGCTCAGGTTTATAACCATCCTAAAAATCTGGCTGCCACTTGGATTTTGTCCCAAGCCTTTCGTCGAGCGCGAGACCTGTTGGCGTTAGACCAATTGCCAGCCGATGAAACCGTCACTGCATGGCTACAGCAAGACTGCGATCGGCTCTCGCTTCAGCATTACTTGGCAGCCGATGATGGCGTATTGTTCTATCACTTACAGCGCTGGCAGCAGCACGAAGATCGGTTGCTGTCGGATCTGTGCCGTCGCTTTGTCGATCGAGATTTGCTCAAAGCGTTCGATGTGTCCTACCTAGACCCCGATCAACAAACTGACCTGGTTCAAGCGCTGCAACCCTCGCTCAAAGAGTATGGACTCTCCCCGGCTCACTACTTGGGGTTACGTACAACTGTGAGTCGAGGCTATACCCTCTATCAAAAAGGGATTAACCTACAAACCCCTTGGGGACTCAAAGAGATTAGCGATCGATCGCCGCTGATTAAAACCCTGACCCAACCCTGGCAGCGTCATTGGCTTCTGTATCCGCGTGAAATAGAAGGTGCGCTGAACCAGGAATTAGCTCATTGCTAA
- the petD gene encoding cytochrome b6-f complex subunit IV encodes MPTLKKPDLADPVLREKLKKGMGHNYYGEPAWPNDLLYVFPVVIAGTIACCVGLAVLDPALVGEPADPFATPLEILPEWYLYPVFQILRILPNKLLGVACQAAVPLGLMLVPFIESVNKFQNPFRRPVATTVFLFGTVVTLWLGIGATFPIDKSLTLGLF; translated from the coding sequence ATGCCAACCCTCAAGAAACCGGATCTTGCCGATCCAGTCTTGCGCGAAAAACTGAAGAAGGGCATGGGACACAACTACTACGGTGAACCCGCTTGGCCCAATGATCTTCTCTATGTTTTCCCCGTTGTCATTGCGGGAACGATCGCTTGCTGCGTTGGATTAGCAGTTTTAGATCCTGCGTTAGTCGGTGAACCTGCTGACCCCTTCGCCACTCCCCTAGAGATTTTGCCAGAATGGTATCTCTATCCGGTCTTCCAAATTCTGCGTATCCTTCCCAATAAACTATTGGGAGTTGCCTGTCAGGCTGCCGTCCCGCTGGGCTTGATGCTCGTTCCATTTATTGAAAGCGTCAACAAGTTTCAGAATCCCTTTCGTCGCCCTGTCGCTACCACTGTCTTCTTGTTTGGAACCGTGGTGACGCTCTGGCTCGGTATCGGTGCAACCTTCCCCATCGACAAGTCTTTAACGCTTGGCTTGTTCTAA